A stretch of the Acidobacteriaceae bacterium genome encodes the following:
- the rpsJ gene encoding 30S ribosomal protein S10, producing MAQQRIRIRLKAYDYRVLDTSTGEIVETAKRTGAQVAGPIPLPTMKNKYCVLRSPHVDKKSREAFEIRTHKRLIDILEPTQQTVDALMKLDLPAGVDVEIKTVTK from the coding sequence ATGGCACAGCAGCGCATTCGCATCCGCCTGAAGGCTTATGACTACCGGGTTCTGGACACGTCGACCGGTGAGATCGTTGAGACCGCTAAGCGTACTGGAGCGCAGGTTGCGGGACCGATTCCCCTGCCGACGATGAAGAACAAGTATTGCGTTCTGCGCAGCCCACACGTGGACAAGAAGTCGCGCGAGGCGTTTGAGATCCGCACGCACAAGCGGCTGATCGACATCCTCGAGCCGACGCAGCAGACGGTGGACGCGCTGATGAAGCTTGATTTGCCGGCGGGTGTGGACGTCGAGATCAAGACGGTCACGAAGTAA
- the rplV gene encoding 50S ribosomal protein L22, with product MAKTTTTAPEFRAEAKFQRVSPQKAKLVLDLIKGKPVGQAINIVAFTNKRIAPVIEKTLRSAVQNAQYLADERGLDVDVDKLYVKTAVANDGPRMKRIRPAPMGRAFRYQRRIAHIVITIAEKQAAEVKAAATTPAAETTTKPAAKKTAAKKAPAKKAAAKKTAAKKSASKKTAAAK from the coding sequence ATGGCAAAGACAACGACAACTGCACCGGAATTTCGCGCTGAAGCCAAATTCCAGCGCGTCAGCCCGCAGAAGGCCAAGCTGGTGCTGGACCTGATCAAGGGCAAGCCTGTGGGACAGGCGATTAACATCGTAGCGTTCACGAACAAGCGCATTGCGCCGGTGATCGAGAAGACGCTGCGCTCGGCGGTGCAGAACGCGCAGTATCTCGCCGATGAGCGGGGTCTGGACGTGGATGTTGATAAGCTGTATGTGAAGACGGCTGTGGCGAATGATGGGCCGCGCATGAAGCGCATCCGTCCGGCGCCCATGGGACGTGCCTTCCGGTATCAGCGCCGCATCGCCCATATTGTGATCACGATTGCGGAGAAGCAGGCGGCCGAGGTTAAGGCTGCGGCGACAACTCCTGCAGCGGAGACGACGACGAAGCCGGCGGCGAAGAAGACGGCAGCGAAGAAGGCTCCGGCCAAGAAGGCAGCGGCGAAGAAGACCGCGGCCAAGAAGTCGGCCAGCAAGAAGACGGCTGCGGCGAAGTAA
- the rplC gene encoding 50S ribosomal protein L3, giving the protein MAVTGILGKKIGMTQVFDDRGEVHPITVLKVGPCVITQLKTQAKDGYDAAQIGLVEFVKASKVNKPMTGHFAKSNVPPVKLVKEVQLESVTGGDEDQGAKAGDRVTVEIFNETKFVDVIGTSKGRGFAGVVRRHNFGGGPKSHGHMFQIQGSIGASSFPSRVFPGQRMPGHYGTDQVTVRNLRIRGIDAEDNLLMVEGAVPGPRDGYVLVSKAKAPPRERRGFAGSGTVDPLKASKKAAPKKK; this is encoded by the coding sequence ATGGCAGTTACAGGAATTCTTGGAAAGAAGATCGGCATGACGCAGGTCTTCGACGATCGCGGTGAGGTTCATCCGATCACGGTGCTGAAGGTTGGGCCGTGCGTAATCACGCAGCTTAAGACGCAGGCGAAGGACGGCTATGATGCCGCGCAGATCGGCCTGGTTGAGTTCGTGAAGGCAAGCAAGGTGAACAAGCCGATGACCGGCCACTTTGCGAAGTCGAACGTGCCGCCTGTGAAGCTGGTGAAGGAAGTTCAGCTCGAGTCGGTGACCGGTGGCGATGAGGACCAGGGAGCGAAGGCTGGTGATCGCGTGACCGTCGAAATCTTCAACGAGACGAAGTTCGTTGACGTGATCGGCACCTCGAAGGGACGCGGATTTGCGGGCGTTGTTCGTCGCCACAACTTCGGCGGCGGACCGAAGTCGCACGGTCACATGTTCCAGATCCAGGGCTCGATCGGTGCGTCGTCGTTCCCGTCGCGTGTGTTCCCGGGGCAGAGAATGCCGGGTCACTACGGGACTGATCAGGTCACTGTTCGCAACCTGCGCATTCGCGGCATTGATGCGGAGGATAACCTGCTGATGGTTGAGGGCGCGGTTCCGGGTCCTCGTGACGGATATGTTCTGGTGTCGAAGGCGAAGGCGCCTCCGAGAGAGCGTCGCGGCTTTGCCGGTTCCGGCACGGTCGATCCGCTGAAGGCCTCGAAGAAGGCTGCACCGAAGAAGAAGTAA
- the rplB gene encoding 50S ribosomal protein L2 — translation MPIKSYRPITPTLRFQTKLVNDDITTNEPYKPLLEVKQRTGGRNNTGKLSVRHHGGGHKQKLRLIDFKRDKYGIPGTVATIEYDPNRSSRIALIAYADGEKRYILQPVGLKVGQKVMSGPEADILVGNALPLKNIPAGTTVHNIELRPGKGGQMARSAGAQVQLVAKEGEYALLKLPSGETRRVLVECMATVGQVGNTDHENVSIGKAGRNRWKGIRPTNRGVSMNPVDHPHGGGEGKTSGGRHPVTPWGQPTRGYKTRNNKRTDVFIVSRRNKGK, via the coding sequence ATGCCGATCAAGAGCTATCGACCGATTACACCGACGCTTCGCTTTCAGACGAAGCTGGTCAACGACGACATCACGACGAACGAGCCGTATAAGCCGCTGCTGGAAGTGAAGCAGCGCACCGGCGGCCGTAACAACACGGGCAAGCTGAGTGTGCGCCACCATGGAGGCGGCCACAAGCAGAAGCTGCGCCTCATCGACTTCAAGCGCGACAAGTACGGGATTCCGGGCACCGTGGCGACGATCGAATACGATCCGAACCGCAGCTCGCGCATCGCGCTGATCGCGTATGCGGACGGCGAGAAGCGTTACATCCTGCAGCCTGTCGGGCTGAAGGTTGGGCAGAAGGTAATGAGCGGGCCGGAGGCTGACATTCTGGTCGGCAACGCGCTTCCGCTCAAGAACATTCCTGCCGGCACGACAGTGCACAACATCGAGCTGCGGCCGGGCAAGGGCGGCCAGATGGCCCGTTCGGCCGGAGCGCAGGTGCAGCTGGTGGCGAAGGAGGGCGAATATGCCCTGCTGAAGCTGCCTTCCGGCGAGACGCGGCGCGTGCTCGTGGAGTGCATGGCGACGGTTGGCCAGGTTGGCAACACCGATCATGAGAATGTGTCGATCGGAAAGGCCGGACGCAACCGCTGGAAGGGTATTCGTCCGACGAACCGTGGTGTCTCGATGAACCCGGTCGACCATCCGCATGGCGGTGGTGAGGGTAAGACCTCGGGCGGACGTCATCCGGTGACGCCGTGGGGTCAGCCAACGCGTGGATACAAGACGCGGAATAACAAGCGCACGGATGTGTTTATCGTGTCGCGGCGCAACAAGGGTAAGTAA
- the rplP gene encoding 50S ribosomal protein L16: MLLPKKVKYRKQQRGRMCGKAWRGSDLSFGDYGLKVLECGYITDRQIEASRIAMTRFIKRGGKVWLRLFPDKPITKKPAETRMGKGKGAPDHWVAVVRPGKILFEMEGVPVDIAKEAMRLASHKLPLKTTFVVRPNVKTEVVAK, encoded by the coding sequence ATGCTTTTGCCCAAGAAGGTCAAGTATCGCAAGCAGCAGCGCGGCCGCATGTGCGGCAAGGCGTGGCGCGGCTCCGATCTGTCGTTTGGCGACTACGGTTTGAAGGTCCTGGAGTGCGGTTACATAACTGACCGCCAGATTGAGGCCTCGCGTATCGCGATGACGCGCTTCATCAAGCGCGGTGGCAAGGTCTGGCTGCGTCTGTTCCCGGACAAGCCGATCACGAAGAAGCCGGCCGAGACCCGTATGGGTAAGGGCAAGGGCGCGCCGGATCACTGGGTTGCGGTGGTTCGCCCGGGCAAGATCCTCTTTGAGATGGAAGGCGTGCCGGTCGATATCGCGAAGGAAGCGATGCGCCTGGCTTCGCACAAGCTGCCGCTGAAGACGACATTTGTGGTGCGGCCGAACGTGAAGACCGAGGTTGTGGCCAAGTAG
- the rpmC gene encoding 50S ribosomal protein L29, with protein MELDKIRDLSDDELKAEEAKAAEQIFRIRFAKSLGKQEGLKNLRTLKLDIARFKTVARERQIGKARQGAATEAGK; from the coding sequence ATGGAACTCGACAAGATCCGCGATCTGAGTGATGACGAGCTGAAGGCTGAAGAGGCGAAGGCGGCTGAGCAGATCTTCCGCATTCGGTTTGCAAAGAGCCTGGGCAAGCAGGAGGGTTTGAAGAACCTGCGTACGCTGAAGCTCGACATCGCTCGTTTTAAGACAGTTGCACGCGAACGCCAGATTGGGAAGGCTCGTCAGGGCGCAGCAACAGAGGCAGGTAAGTAA
- the rpsS gene encoding 30S ribosomal protein S19, whose protein sequence is MARSTKKGPFIDTHLMVKVDAMNAANDKKVIRTWSRRSTIHPDMVGHTIAVHNGKKFVPVYCTENMVGHKLGEFSATRTFKGHSAKAADTAKAK, encoded by the coding sequence ATGGCACGCTCTACAAAGAAGGGTCCGTTCATCGACACGCACCTGATGGTGAAGGTTGACGCGATGAACGCGGCCAACGACAAGAAGGTGATTCGTACCTGGTCGCGCCGCTCGACCATCCATCCCGACATGGTTGGCCACACGATTGCGGTTCACAACGGCAAGAAGTTTGTGCCGGTGTACTGCACGGAAAACATGGTCGGGCACAAGCTCGGCGAGTTTTCGGCAACGCGCACGTTCAAGGGCCACTCCGCGAAGGCTGCGGACACGGCGAAGGCCAAGTAA
- the rplD gene encoding 50S ribosomal protein L4, translating to MAKIKIKSLAGKEVGDFELLDEVFGGVNEALLWEAVKHYRASLRQGTHATKNRKLVSGAGKKLWKQKGTGRARVGSIRTPLWRGGGTVHGPQPRSYDYQFPKKKLLGALRSALASKLADGKLTVVENFNVEEAKTKHYRNALDKLDAKKTALLVETSRELNEKLYLGSRNLAGVELVLSSEVHPYDLLRYEHAIFSKAALEALQETLKKSVSKRATKEVA from the coding sequence ATGGCAAAGATCAAGATCAAGAGCCTCGCGGGCAAGGAAGTCGGTGACTTCGAACTGCTCGATGAGGTGTTCGGCGGTGTGAACGAGGCGCTGCTCTGGGAAGCGGTGAAGCACTATCGCGCCAGCCTGCGGCAGGGAACGCACGCGACGAAGAACCGCAAGCTGGTTTCGGGCGCGGGCAAGAAGCTGTGGAAGCAGAAGGGCACCGGCCGCGCGCGCGTAGGCTCGATCCGCACGCCGCTGTGGCGTGGTGGCGGAACGGTTCATGGACCGCAGCCGCGCAGCTACGACTACCAGTTCCCGAAGAAGAAACTGCTGGGTGCGCTGCGCTCGGCGCTGGCATCGAAGCTGGCGGACGGGAAGCTGACGGTGGTGGAGAACTTCAACGTCGAAGAGGCGAAGACGAAGCACTACCGCAATGCCCTCGACAAGCTCGATGCGAAGAAGACAGCGCTTCTGGTGGAGACGTCGCGCGAGCTGAACGAGAAGCTGTATCTCGGATCGCGCAATCTCGCCGGCGTGGAGCTTGTGCTTTCGAGCGAGGTTCACCCGTACGATCTGCTCCGCTATGAGCACGCAATCTTTTCGAAGGCTGCGTTGGAAGCTCTGCAGGAGACGCTTAAGAAATCAGTTTCCAAGCGTGCGACGAAGGAGGTTGCATAA
- the rpsC gene encoding 30S ribosomal protein S3 — protein sequence MGQKVHPYGFRLGVNKPWKSRWFVERGYDKLLVEDVKLKAELREKLKAAGVSSVEVERPGNKLRLIIRTARPGIIIGRKGAEIDKLKADIQKRTNREVFIDILEVNKPELDAQLVAENIALQLEKRVSFRRAMRKSVDSALRFGCKGIKVRVSGRLNGNEIARSEWYLQGRLPLHTLRADIDYGFAEAKTTYGVIGVKTWIYRGDIYEQKKRREQAPITTGAF from the coding sequence ATGGGACAGAAAGTCCATCCGTATGGATTCCGCCTCGGCGTGAACAAGCCGTGGAAGTCGCGCTGGTTCGTGGAGCGCGGCTATGACAAGCTGCTGGTCGAGGATGTGAAGCTGAAGGCTGAACTCCGCGAGAAGCTGAAGGCTGCCGGCGTGTCGTCCGTTGAGGTCGAGCGTCCGGGCAACAAGCTGCGGTTGATCATCCGCACGGCGCGTCCGGGCATCATCATCGGCCGCAAAGGCGCGGAGATCGACAAGCTGAAGGCCGACATTCAGAAGCGGACCAACCGCGAGGTGTTTATCGACATCCTCGAGGTGAACAAACCGGAGCTTGACGCGCAGCTGGTGGCCGAGAATATCGCGCTGCAGCTCGAGAAGCGTGTCTCGTTCCGCCGCGCGATGCGTAAGTCGGTTGACTCGGCGCTGCGCTTCGGCTGCAAGGGAATCAAGGTTCGCGTTTCGGGCCGACTGAACGGCAACGAGATCGCGCGCTCCGAGTGGTACCTGCAGGGTCGGCTGCCGTTGCACACGCTGCGTGCGGACATCGACTACGGCTTCGCCGAGGCGAAGACCACGTATGGTGTCATTGGCGTGAAGACCTGGATTTACCGTGGCGATATTTACGAGCAGAAGAAGCGCCGCGAGCAGGCCCCGATCACGACAGGCGCGTTCTAG
- the rpsQ gene encoding 30S ribosomal protein S17, which yields MAENTANTQQANEQTRRNEKVGQVVSTKMQKTIVVEIEMRKAHPKYRRVMKFNKKFYAHDEQNSARIGDVVRIRETRPLSKLKRWTLEEIIRRSSLATLPEEKPLAEESATK from the coding sequence ATGGCTGAGAATACAGCAAATACGCAGCAGGCGAACGAGCAGACGCGCCGCAACGAGAAGGTTGGCCAGGTCGTCTCGACCAAGATGCAGAAGACGATCGTGGTTGAGATTGAGATGCGCAAGGCCCACCCGAAGTATCGTCGCGTGATGAAGTTCAACAAGAAGTTCTACGCGCATGACGAGCAGAATTCGGCGCGGATCGGCGACGTGGTTCGCATTCGCGAGACGCGTCCTCTGTCCAAGTTGAAGCGCTGGACGCTCGAGGAGATCATCCGCCGCTCGTCGCTCGCGACGCTGCCGGAGGAGAAGCCGCTGGCTGAAGAGTCGGCGACGAAGTAA
- a CDS encoding 50S ribosomal protein L23, which produces MPTLYKIIRRPLITEKALTTRETEGSLVFEVAANASKTEVKQAVEQLFNVKVATVRTANIEGKERKRGRYSGYLPDWKKAYVRLKAGEKVPDFAAEI; this is translated from the coding sequence ATGCCGACTCTTTATAAGATTATTCGGCGGCCGCTGATCACCGAGAAGGCGCTCACGACACGTGAGACCGAGGGATCGCTGGTGTTTGAAGTTGCGGCGAATGCCTCGAAGACCGAGGTGAAACAGGCCGTGGAGCAGCTCTTCAACGTGAAGGTTGCGACGGTTCGCACTGCCAACATCGAGGGCAAGGAGCGGAAACGCGGCCGGTACTCGGGGTATCTTCCTGACTGGAAGAAGGCGTATGTGCGGCTGAAGGCAGGCGAGAAGGTGCCTGATTTCGCGGCGGAGATTTAA